A stretch of Coregonus clupeaformis isolate EN_2021a chromosome 37, ASM2061545v1, whole genome shotgun sequence DNA encodes these proteins:
- the LOC121553275 gene encoding LOW QUALITY PROTEIN: calcium homeostasis modulator protein 3-like (The sequence of the model RefSeq protein was modified relative to this genomic sequence to represent the inferred CDS: substituted 1 base at 1 genomic stop codon), with protein MEHLKLVLQYFQFNSKSISNGICIVLALISVKLYTSFDFNSPCISQYNELYALGGMFVSPLIFFFLGILVNRPTGVMMKEXLRPIGKRSKDPAIVKYMFSAMMRRALLAPMVWILVTLLDGKIFICAFSVSVDPKPFSGMPNNTGLDLDKLMAKVPCKEDMVFRNSTFRKAVQR; from the exons ATGGAACATCTGAAGTTAGTTCTGCAGTATTTTCAGTTCAACTCCAAGTCTATATCAAATGGAATATGCATCGTACTGGCCCTGATCAGTGTGAAGCTCTACACCAGCTTTGACTTCAACAGCCCCTGTATTTCACAATACAACGAACTCTACGCACTGGGAGGGATGTTTGTCTCGCCTTTAATATTCTTCTTCCTGGGAATCTTGGTCAATCGACCCACAGGAGTCATGATGAAAGAATGATTGAGACCCATTGGGAAGAGAAGCAAAGATCCTGCCATTGTCAA GTACATGTTCTCTGCCATGATGCGGAGGGCTCTACTGGCGCCAATGGTGTGGATTCTGGTCACTCTGCTGGATGGGAAGATCTTCATCTGTGCTTTCAGCGTGAGTGTAGACCCCAAGCCGTTCTCTG GCATGCCCAACAACACTGGCCTGGACCTGGACAAGCTCATGGCCAAGGTGCCCTGCAAGGAGGACATGGTCTTCAGGAACAGCACATTTCGTAAAGCTGTTCAACGCTAA
- the calhm2.1 gene encoding calcium homeostasis modulator protein 2.1 isoform X1, translated as MAALITENFKFVSLFFKSKDVMIFNGLIALGTVASQTMYNIFAFDCPCSSGRNYLYGLAAIGVPALAFYLVGIMLNKSTWDLVSECRLRRCRKLSGVAAFAVLGTVVGRAAVAPVTWTVISLLRGEAYVCALSEFVDPSTLEGFPSGQGLDVMARFPCKATVPQEMQGFWAEIERRLKYESQCFSFQLLGWLMVAGMAVVLFLLLCMKRCCSPLGYQQEAYWSQFRSNEHDLFQRTAEVHSRILAVESVKSYFGFVALEKEEKEQLEEHQNASPISSTEWNRITGVYLYREKKGLPLYSRLNKWAQYSAENNIDAMEKEMDTLS; from the exons ATGGCTGCTCTCATCACAGAGAACTTCAAGTTTGTCTCGCTCTTCTTCAAGAGCAAGGACGTAATGATCTTCAATGGCCTGATAGCCCTGGGCACGGTGGCAAGTCAGACCATGTACAACATATTTGCCTTCGACTGCCCGTGCTCCTCCGGGCGGAACTATCTCTACGGCCTGGCAGCCATCGGGGTGCCCGCCCTGGCATTCTACCTCGTTGGCATCATGCTGAATAAGAGTACCTGGGATCTGGTGTCTGAGTGCCGCCTCAGGAGGTGCCGGAAACTATCGGGGGTGGCTGCCTTCGCTGTCCTAGGCACTGTCGTTGGCAGAGCGGCCGTGGCTCCCGTGACATGGACTGTCATCTCACTATTACGTGGGGAGGCCTATGTGTGTGCCCTCAGTGAGTTTGTGGATCCTTCAACCTTGGAGGGTTTTCCCTCTGGACAGGGGTTAGACGTCATGGCCAGGTTTCCCTGTAAGGCCACGGTCCCACAGGAGATGCAGGGTTTCTGGGCGGAGATTGAACGCCGGCTGAAGTACGAGTCTCAG TGTTTTTCCTTTCAGCTGCTAGGGTGGCTGATGGTGGCGGGGATGGCAGTGGTTCTGTTTCTCCTGCTGTGCATGAAGCGCTGCTGCTCTCCCCTAGGCTACCAACAGGAGGCGTACTGGTCCCAGTTCCGCTCCAACGAGCACGACCTCTTCCAGCGCACGGCCGAGGTGCACTCCCGTATCCTGGCTGTTGAGAGCGTGAAGAGCTACTTTGGCTTCGTGGCCCTGGAAAAAGAGGAGAAAGAGCAACTGGAGGAGCACCAGAATGCCAGCCCCATCTCTAGTACAGAGTGGAACCGGATCACTGGGGTCTACCTGTACAGAGAGAAAAAGGGATTGCCCCTCTACAGCCGCCTCAACAAGTGGGCCCAGTACAGTGCGGAGAACAACATAGATgccatggagaaagagatggacacTCTGAGCTGA
- the calhm2.1 gene encoding calcium homeostasis modulator protein 2.1 isoform X2 has translation MAALITENFKFVSLFFKSKDVMIFNGLIALGTVASQTMYNIFAFDCPCSSGRNYLYGLAAIGVPALAFYLVGIMLNKSTWDLVSECRLRRCRKLSGVAAFAVLGTVVGRAAVAPVTWTVISLLRGEAYVCALSEFVDPSTLEGFPSGQGLDVMARFPCKATVPQEMQGFWAEIERRLKYESQLLGWLMVAGMAVVLFLLLCMKRCCSPLGYQQEAYWSQFRSNEHDLFQRTAEVHSRILAVESVKSYFGFVALEKEEKEQLEEHQNASPISSTEWNRITGVYLYREKKGLPLYSRLNKWAQYSAENNIDAMEKEMDTLS, from the exons ATGGCTGCTCTCATCACAGAGAACTTCAAGTTTGTCTCGCTCTTCTTCAAGAGCAAGGACGTAATGATCTTCAATGGCCTGATAGCCCTGGGCACGGTGGCAAGTCAGACCATGTACAACATATTTGCCTTCGACTGCCCGTGCTCCTCCGGGCGGAACTATCTCTACGGCCTGGCAGCCATCGGGGTGCCCGCCCTGGCATTCTACCTCGTTGGCATCATGCTGAATAAGAGTACCTGGGATCTGGTGTCTGAGTGCCGCCTCAGGAGGTGCCGGAAACTATCGGGGGTGGCTGCCTTCGCTGTCCTAGGCACTGTCGTTGGCAGAGCGGCCGTGGCTCCCGTGACATGGACTGTCATCTCACTATTACGTGGGGAGGCCTATGTGTGTGCCCTCAGTGAGTTTGTGGATCCTTCAACCTTGGAGGGTTTTCCCTCTGGACAGGGGTTAGACGTCATGGCCAGGTTTCCCTGTAAGGCCACGGTCCCACAGGAGATGCAGGGTTTCTGGGCGGAGATTGAACGCCGGCTGAAGTACGAGTCTCAG CTGCTAGGGTGGCTGATGGTGGCGGGGATGGCAGTGGTTCTGTTTCTCCTGCTGTGCATGAAGCGCTGCTGCTCTCCCCTAGGCTACCAACAGGAGGCGTACTGGTCCCAGTTCCGCTCCAACGAGCACGACCTCTTCCAGCGCACGGCCGAGGTGCACTCCCGTATCCTGGCTGTTGAGAGCGTGAAGAGCTACTTTGGCTTCGTGGCCCTGGAAAAAGAGGAGAAAGAGCAACTGGAGGAGCACCAGAATGCCAGCCCCATCTCTAGTACAGAGTGGAACCGGATCACTGGGGTCTACCTGTACAGAGAGAAAAAGGGATTGCCCCTCTACAGCCGCCTCAACAAGTGGGCCCAGTACAGTGCGGAGAACAACATAGATgccatggagaaagagatggacacTCTGAGCTGA